A stretch of the Deltaproteobacteria bacterium genome encodes the following:
- a CDS encoding alanine--glyoxylate aminotransferase family protein, whose product MLNKPRLLTPGPTPLPEEVRLALARDMIHHRKADFEAVMAEVQTGLRELFGTAQPVLVLSASGTGAMVAAATNLFAPGERVLVVEGGKFGERWSDIALSHGLEVSALPVDWGKPVDLEDVENCLDRWPDIRGVLVQASETSTGVLHPIRELAALVRKKDILLIVDGISAVGISPCPMDEWGVDCLLTGSQKGLMLPPGLAFLSLSPRAWERAERIKPKNFYFNLLNERSKLAKNQTGFTSSINLVVGLQACLRLFQDHGLPAIYRKQWALTRMARAGAEIMGLDLLAPVSFTWGLTSILLPPGIDGRKVLALAAKDWNVIMAGGQDRLQGRIVRLGHMGHVDWSDVLAGVHALHRSIMACGGHCGVMDVLDRTMAAYETALAEPLPDTGIDPKTREALGYRSNI is encoded by the coding sequence AGGCCGTCATGGCCGAGGTTCAGACCGGCTTGCGGGAACTCTTCGGCACGGCCCAGCCTGTTCTCGTCCTGTCCGCCTCCGGCACCGGGGCCATGGTCGCCGCCGCGACCAATCTCTTTGCCCCGGGAGAGCGGGTTTTGGTCGTCGAAGGCGGAAAATTCGGAGAGCGCTGGTCCGACATCGCCCTCTCCCACGGGCTCGAAGTCAGCGCCCTGCCCGTGGACTGGGGAAAGCCGGTGGATCTGGAGGACGTCGAGAATTGCCTCGACCGCTGGCCGGACATCCGGGGCGTCCTGGTCCAGGCCTCGGAGACCTCCACCGGAGTTCTCCACCCCATCCGCGAGCTGGCAGCACTGGTCCGTAAAAAGGACATCCTCCTGATCGTGGACGGCATCTCGGCCGTGGGGATTTCCCCCTGCCCCATGGACGAATGGGGTGTGGACTGCCTTCTGACCGGATCACAGAAGGGGCTCATGCTCCCTCCGGGGCTGGCCTTTCTCTCCCTCAGCCCCCGGGCCTGGGAACGGGCCGAGCGGATCAAACCCAAAAATTTCTACTTCAACCTGCTGAACGAACGAAGCAAGCTGGCCAAAAACCAGACCGGGTTCACGTCGTCGATCAATCTGGTCGTGGGACTTCAGGCCTGTCTACGTCTCTTTCAGGATCACGGCCTTCCGGCCATCTACCGCAAGCAATGGGCCCTGACCCGCATGGCCAGGGCCGGGGCCGAGATCATGGGTCTGGATCTTCTGGCTCCGGTCTCCTTCACCTGGGGACTGACCTCTATCCTGCTCCCCCCGGGCATCGACGGCCGCAAGGTTCTGGCTCTCGCCGCCAAAGACTGGAACGTGATCATGGCCGGAGGACAGGACCGTCTCCAGGGCCGCATCGTCCGTCTCGGGCACATGGGACATGTGGACTGGTCCGATGTCCTGGCCGGAGTCCACGCCCTGCATCGATCCATCATGGCCTGCGGCGGGCATTGCGGAGTCATGGACGTTCTGGACCGAACCATGGCCGCCTACGAAACCGCCCTGGCCGAACCCCTGCCCGATACCGGAATTGACCCCAAGACCCGCGAGGCCCTGGGGTATCGCAGCAACATCTGA
- a CDS encoding DUF1844 domain-containing protein, protein MSDAKSESMPYLNFSTFVMSLVSSGMVHLDEVPDPETGQRGLDLPLAKQTIDLLTMLQEKTKGNLDQNEERLLQDVLFELRMVYVRKKG, encoded by the coding sequence ATGAGCGACGCCAAGAGCGAAAGCATGCCTTACCTGAATTTCTCGACCTTCGTCATGTCCCTTGTTTCCTCGGGCATGGTCCACCTCGACGAGGTCCCGGACCCGGAAACAGGACAGCGCGGCCTCGACCTTCCCCTGGCCAAACAGACCATCGACCTCTTGACCATGCTTCAGGAAAAAACCAAGGGCAATCTGGACCAGAACGAGGAGCGGCTCCTTCAGGATGTCCTTTTCGAGCTCCGCATGGTGTACGTCCGCAAGAAGGGATAA